In Hymenobacter sublimis, a single genomic region encodes these proteins:
- the rlmF gene encoding 23S rRNA (adenine(1618)-N(6))-methyltransferase RlmF, producing the protein MHPRNPHAARYDFAQLTDTSPELAAFVIPNPTGDDSIDFANPAAVKALNRALLKQFYGVAHWDVPAGYLCPPIPGRADYIHNVADLLAADHGGVVPRDKSVHVLDVGVGANCVYPIIGTQAYGWRFVGSEIDGVALKAARSMVAANPSLAGRIDLRLQTHTDYIFEGIVKPREEFDVVICNPPFHTSAADAAAGSRKKGRNLGYAKTKSAEPLLNFGGQNTELWCEGGEEGFLKRMITQSVPLSARVLWFSSLISKKETLRSAHYLLGQDGATEVKVLDMSQGQKVSRVVAWTFQDEAQRHTWAERRWK; encoded by the coding sequence ATGCACCCCCGTAACCCCCATGCCGCCCGCTACGACTTCGCCCAACTGACCGACACCAGCCCCGAGCTGGCCGCCTTCGTCATCCCGAATCCTACCGGCGACGACAGCATCGACTTTGCCAATCCGGCCGCCGTAAAGGCCCTGAACCGGGCGCTGCTGAAGCAATTTTACGGGGTAGCGCACTGGGATGTACCCGCCGGCTACCTGTGCCCGCCCATTCCGGGCCGCGCCGACTACATCCACAACGTGGCCGATTTGCTGGCCGCCGACCACGGCGGCGTAGTACCGCGGGACAAGTCAGTACACGTGCTGGACGTGGGGGTAGGGGCTAATTGCGTGTATCCCATCATCGGCACGCAGGCCTACGGGTGGCGCTTCGTGGGCTCGGAGATAGACGGCGTGGCGCTGAAAGCCGCCCGTAGCATGGTAGCGGCCAACCCGAGCCTCGCCGGGCGCATCGACCTACGCTTGCAAACCCATACTGACTACATTTTCGAGGGCATTGTGAAGCCGCGGGAAGAGTTCGACGTGGTCATCTGCAACCCGCCGTTCCATACTTCGGCCGCCGATGCGGCGGCCGGCAGCCGCAAAAAGGGCCGTAATTTGGGGTATGCCAAAACCAAGTCGGCGGAGCCCCTGCTCAACTTTGGAGGCCAAAACACGGAGCTGTGGTGCGAAGGCGGCGAAGAAGGCTTCCTGAAGCGCATGATTACGCAAAGTGTGCCGCTGTCTGCCCGAGTGCTCTGGTTTTCGTCGCTTATTTCCAAAAAGGAAACCCTGCGTAGCGCCCACTACCTGCTGGGCCAGGACGGCGCCACCGAGGTAAAAGTGCTCGACATGTCTCAGGGCCAGAAGGTTAGCCGGGTAGTTGCCTGGACGTTCCAGGACGAAGCCCAGCGCCACACCTGGGCCGAGCGGCGCTGGAAGTAA